ACTCGAACGGGTAGATATCTGGATGCCTTCTTCAGAGTAGCGCAGATGGATATCATCCTTGAAGGTGGCAGCTTTGTTATAGATGGAGATGGGGAGGAGGTACCAGAAAACGAGCCCAAGCAGAATAACCATGATGGTGATGCCGGAGAGGGTGCCAGGAGTCACCAGGTTGAAGGCATAGCCGGCAATAGTGGCCAGCAGCAGAATAATAAGGGTGTTGCGGAACACCTTTATTTCTCCCCGATGCATAAAATGATAGCGTAATGCGTGCAATACATCTCCCTTGTTATAACTAAACTCTAACTGCATTAGGCGCCTGGCAAAACGATTTTTATCTGTTTACGGAAATCGACATAGGATTATCCATTTCATCACGTACAGTAACAGGTGCTTCTTTCTTACGGTTACGCTTCAGGGTGGAAAGAGATTCCTCGTTGAAGCCCGGAAAGTTTTTCTTGATGAAAAGGAAATACTGTTGCAAGGTTTTCGGGTCCACTTTGAAAGGGAACGCCGGCTCCTTACCACTTCCTTTCAGGAAGTCGTTGGTGTTTATTTTTGTTTCGTTTTGTAAATACCATTTGTATAGGTCCACAATAGCTTTTTCCAACTCTGCTTCATCTACTTTCTCTCCCGTCTCTACCCGGGGGAATAATAACACAAACTCTTCAACCCTTACAGGCTTGGGCTTATCATTATTCCTGGCATTATTACGGTTATCGTTGTTATCCCCGTTTTTATCTCCATTGTTGTCCCCGTTCTTGCAACCGGTAGTGGCGTTGTCTCCGTTACCGTTGCCATTACCATGAACAGTGTTGGCATTTGCTGATGTGGCTGCGGCCAAAACTACCAACAGCATTAACAACAGCTTTGTCATAAGGTATCCAAATTTTTCGAGTCTTAAAAATACATTAATATTCCGAGATTTCTAATCCAGAAAAAAAATACGTATAACCACGCATACCCCCTGAAAAAACAAAAGCAATGGACGAACCATTGCTTTCGAGAGTCATTTACAGTGCATGATGAGTCATGCGGTGTAGGAATATTTGGTTTTTCATAGGACAGTAACCATAATAAAAATTAATACAATAACAAATATAATAAAATTATATCGTGACAGAAGAAGATGTCTAAAAATTAAATAATTTTTAATATGAGATCAAAAAATCTCAGAAATGGAAAATAAACGCCTTTAAATTAGATAAAATAAAATGTGAGATTATACCTCCATTGGGAGAAGCGAAGAGAAAGTGACCGGAAAACGATGCTTAAATCTGGGTTTTAAAAAAAAGTAAGGGCGCCTAGAAAAGCGCCCTCAATTTGTTACTATCCTATGAAAACCCTATTTGAATACAAAGATAAGTGCATGTTATTTTTCTTTGAAATTTTAAAGGCACAATAACATCTCGTTAACAAGAGTTGCAACACCGAATCAGCTACAACCCATGCTGTTACCGCAATTGAGGCATTTGTAACATGTGCCGGATCTTACCGTGATATGTCCGCAAACGTTACAGGCAGGGGCATCACGCTGCATGCTGCGCAAATAATCCTGCGTGCCGCTTTCGCTTTGATGTGCCGCAACCGCTTGCTGCTTGGGCGTTTTGGAAGCATTCGCCGGTTGACCGCTACCAACGGTTACCCGCATACCGGATAAAGAGGGCGTATCCATCGGTTCATCTTCATCCTCTTCTCCTGTGTTTCCCGGCGCGTCCAGCACATGTACAAGGTCTGTACGCCCCAGGTACTCATAGCCCAACACCCGGAAAACATAGTCCACCAGCGACGTGGCGGATTTAATATTAGGATGGTCCACCATCCCCGCAGGCTCAAACCGCGTAAACACAAACTTGTCTACAAATTCTTCCAGTGGAACACCATATTGCAATCCCACAGAAACCGCTATGGCAAAGCAGTTCATCATACTCCGCAAAGTAGATCCTTCTTTTGCCAGATCAATGAATATTTCTCCCAGCGTGCCATCATTGTATTCACCGGTACGCAGGAAAATAGCCTGCCCGCCAACTTTCGCTTTCTGCGTAAATCCGCCCCGTTTGGACGGAAGTGTTTTCCGCTCTACAATGCGTGACAACTGCCGCTTCAACGTGGTGTCTTTGCTGGCCATCATACGCCTGTTCACTTCCTCCAGCAACTCATCAATCGTGGCCTGCTCAAGATCGGGCAACTGCACAGCGGTAGCTGTTATGGTGGCTGCTGTATCAGCTTTTTTCTTTTTATCGGTCTTATTGCTCAACGGCTGGCTAAGTTTGCTGCCATCACGGTAAAGCGCACAGGCCTTCAGGCCCAGCTCCCAGCTTAGCATATACGCATCTGCTATCTCATGCACCTCCGCTTCATGCGGCAGGTTAATGGTTTTGGAAATAGCACCGGAAATAAAAGGCTGTGCAGCCGCCATCATCCGGATATGCCCGTGCGGATGAATATAACGCTGTCCGTGTTTGCCACATTTATTGGCACAGTCAAACACCGGCAAATGCGCTTCCTGAAGGTAAGGAGCCCCCTCTACCGTCATGGTGCCACATACATAGTCGTTGGCCGCTTCTATTTCAGCATCCTGGAATCCAAGGGCATGCAGCAGGCTGAAATCAAGATTAAAGTACTGCTCCGGCACAAATCCCAGCCGCTGCAGACAAGCCTCCCCGAGCGTATATACGTTAAACACAAAAGAGATGTCAAACGAAGAAGATACCGACGTGTCCAGCTTTTTCAGCTCTTCGGCAATGAACCCCTTTTCGCTGAGTGACTGATGATTGATGTAAGGCGCCCCGGCAAAAGAACCCGTGCCCTTCGCATAGTCCACGATCGCCTTGATCTCATTGGGCTGATACCCGAGATTGTGCAATGCTGTCGGAATGGACTGATTGATGATCTTAAAGTATCCGCCACCAGACAACTTCTTGAATTTTACCAGCGCGAAATCAGGTTCCACGCCCGTCGTATCACAGTCCATTACCAGGCCGATAGTACCGGTAGGGGCAATCACGGTCGTTTGTGCGTTACGGTAGCCATATTTCTCACCGGCCTGCACAGCTTCATCCCAGGCCCTTGTAGCGGCTTTCAGGAGGTAATCGGGGCAATACCGCGCGTTGATGCCCCGCGGCGAAATTTCGAGCCCTTCGTATGCTTCTGCGGCATCATAGGCTGCGGCCCGGTGGTTACGCATTACCCGTAACATATCTTCCCGGTTTTCTGCAAACCGCGGGAAAGCGCCCAGATGTGACGCCAGCTCTGCGGAAGTCTGATAAGCCACTCCCGTCATAATAGCGGTAATGGCGCCCGCAATACCGCGCGCTTCTTCACTGTCATACGCAATACCACTGACCATCAGCATGGAGCCCAGATTGGCGTATCCCAACCCCAGCGTCCGGTAGTCATAACTCAGCTGCGCCACCTCTTTGGAAGGGAACTGGGCCATCAGCACAGAAATCTCCAGTACTGTGGTCCACAGCCTGACGGTATATTCAAATCCCGGTACATCAAACAGCCCTTTTTCTTCGTCAAAAAACCGCCGCAGGTTCACCGATGCCAGGTTACATGCGGTATTGTCAAGGAACATATATTCGGAGCAGGGATTGGAAGCATTGATACGGCCACCTTTCGGACAGGTATGCCACTCATTGATGGTGGTGTCGTACTGCGTGCCCGGATCGGCGCAACGCCAGGCAGCATAAGCTATCTGGTCCCACAGGTCACGGGCTTTGATGGTCTTTACGGCCTTACCGGTAGTACGCGCTATGAGGTCCCAGTCGCCGTCAACCGCCAACTGCCTGAAGAAGCTGTTGGGGATGCGAACGGAATTGTTGGAGTTCTGTCCGGACACGGTCCGGTAAGCCTCTCCTTCATAATCGGATGAATAACCGGCGGCTATCAGGGCTGCCACCTTTTTCTCTTCCTCCACTTTCCAGTTGATAAAGTCCAGCACCTCCGGATGGTCCAGGTCCAGGCATACCATTTTGGCTGCCCGGCGGGTGGTGCCGCCCGACTTAATAGCGCCTGCGGCGCGATCGCCGATTTTAAGAAAGCTCATCAGACCGCTGGAAGTGCCGCCGCCGCTCAGTTTTTCACCTTCTCCCCGGATGTGAGAGAAATTGGTGCCTACGCCGGAGCCATACTTGAAAATCCGGGCTTCCCTCATCCAGAGGTCCATGATGCCGCCATCACCCACCAGGTCGTCATCCACACTGAGAATAAAACAGGCATGGGGCTGGGGCCGCTCATAGGCGGACGTAGACTTCTCCAGCCGGCCGGTATTTTGTTCTACGTAATAATGCCCCTGTGGCTTTCCTTTGATACCATAGCTTTCATACAGGCCGGTATTGAACCATTGTGGGGAGTTAGGCACACAAGCCTGGTTCAGCATGCTGTACACCAGTTCCTCGTAAAACAC
The Chitinophaga varians genome window above contains:
- a CDS encoding vitamin B12-dependent ribonucleotide reductase; the protein is MKNPASSKRGMAFSRYFTKEGMRPYEQFEYDLRSSVIRNPGGDVVFEMNNVEVPQRWSQIATDILAQKYFRKAGVPQEDGSTGRETSVKQVVHRMANCWRAWGERYGYFASQEDAQVFYEELVYSMLNQACVPNSPQWFNTGLYESYGIKGKPQGHYYVEQNTGRLEKSTSAYERPQPHACFILSVDDDLVGDGGIMDLWMREARIFKYGSGVGTNFSHIRGEGEKLSGGGTSSGLMSFLKIGDRAAGAIKSGGTTRRAAKMVCLDLDHPEVLDFINWKVEEEKKVAALIAAGYSSDYEGEAYRTVSGQNSNNSVRIPNSFFRQLAVDGDWDLIARTTGKAVKTIKARDLWDQIAYAAWRCADPGTQYDTTINEWHTCPKGGRINASNPCSEYMFLDNTACNLASVNLRRFFDEEKGLFDVPGFEYTVRLWTTVLEISVLMAQFPSKEVAQLSYDYRTLGLGYANLGSMLMVSGIAYDSEEARGIAGAITAIMTGVAYQTSAELASHLGAFPRFAENREDMLRVMRNHRAAAYDAAEAYEGLEISPRGINARYCPDYLLKAATRAWDEAVQAGEKYGYRNAQTTVIAPTGTIGLVMDCDTTGVEPDFALVKFKKLSGGGYFKIINQSIPTALHNLGYQPNEIKAIVDYAKGTGSFAGAPYINHQSLSEKGFIAEELKKLDTSVSSSFDISFVFNVYTLGEACLQRLGFVPEQYFNLDFSLLHALGFQDAEIEAANDYVCGTMTVEGAPYLQEAHLPVFDCANKCGKHGQRYIHPHGHIRMMAAAQPFISGAISKTINLPHEAEVHEIADAYMLSWELGLKACALYRDGSKLSQPLSNKTDKKKKADTAATITATAVQLPDLEQATIDELLEEVNRRMMASKDTTLKRQLSRIVERKTLPSKRGGFTQKAKVGGQAIFLRTGEYNDGTLGEIFIDLAKEGSTLRSMMNCFAIAVSVGLQYGVPLEEFVDKFVFTRFEPAGMVDHPNIKSATSLVDYVFRVLGYEYLGRTDLVHVLDAPGNTGEEDEDEPMDTPSLSGMRVTVGSGQPANASKTPKQQAVAAHQSESGTQDYLRSMQRDAPACNVCGHITVRSGTCYKCLNCGNSMGCS
- a CDS encoding YcxB family protein; translated protein: MQLEFSYNKGDVLHALRYHFMHRGEIKVFRNTLIILLLATIAGYAFNLVTPGTLSGITIMVILLGLVFWYLLPISIYNKAATFKDDIHLRYSEEGIQISTRSSDHLRSISWNNFSKVVETKKFFFLYRDKKTFFLIPISAFKTEDAYQGFKEMVEPLNK